From one Shewanella sp. GD04112 genomic stretch:
- a CDS encoding cupin domain-containing protein, with translation MLQNFYQSLPDDLSLEVFETLACNGKVKIERIISQGHSTPSGEWYDQSQYEWVMLLKGEAQLEFEDAQLVTLKPGDYLTLAPHQKHRVASTSSEDETLWLAVFYDAE, from the coding sequence ATGCTACAAAATTTTTATCAGTCACTCCCCGATGATTTATCACTAGAAGTGTTCGAAACCCTTGCTTGCAATGGCAAGGTGAAGATTGAACGCATTATCTCGCAAGGTCATTCGACGCCGTCGGGGGAGTGGTACGATCAATCTCAATATGAGTGGGTCATGTTGCTTAAAGGCGAGGCACAGCTCGAATTCGAAGATGCTCAGTTAGTTACCCTAAAACCAGGGGATTACCTCACCCTAGCGCCGCATCAAAAGCACAGAGTTGCGTCGACCAGTTCAGAGGATGAAACCCTATGGCTGGCCGTGTTTTACGATGCCGAATGA